From one Caldithrix abyssi DSM 13497 genomic stretch:
- a CDS encoding diacylglycerol/lipid kinase family protein, protein MMEKRTFLFILNPISGLKKNKKSIEQIIHKEFQAHSTIDYQIQYTQFPGHARQLAREAAAQNVSVVVAVGGDGTMNEVASSLVGTGTVLGIIPRGSGNGYARSLKIPLKAKQAIRVLQYGQVKQVDVGKINEYYFFGVAGVGFDAYIGAQFQAFGLRGPLPYFYIGVREYFRYSYEGFTLKFNGQSLHVNPLLITVANTPQYGMNATIAPQAKVDDGILELCVLNPMSVFKAAMELHHLFDGTIEKVKAYRHFSVKEVEIEREYEKGVFHTDGEPRMGPRVLKISVLPQKIKVLVPGEKLKL, encoded by the coding sequence ATGATGGAAAAAAGAACGTTTCTATTTATTCTCAATCCCATTTCTGGCCTCAAAAAGAATAAAAAATCCATTGAACAGATCATTCACAAAGAATTCCAGGCACATTCAACCATTGATTACCAGATTCAATACACACAGTTCCCGGGGCATGCCCGTCAGCTGGCCCGGGAAGCGGCGGCTCAAAATGTATCAGTGGTCGTAGCCGTTGGCGGCGATGGAACCATGAATGAAGTGGCCAGCAGCCTGGTAGGAACGGGAACCGTTCTGGGAATCATCCCGCGAGGGTCAGGCAACGGATACGCCCGTTCGTTAAAAATCCCGCTTAAAGCTAAGCAAGCCATTCGTGTTTTGCAGTATGGGCAGGTCAAACAGGTGGACGTGGGTAAAATTAACGAATATTACTTCTTTGGCGTGGCCGGCGTGGGGTTCGATGCCTATATCGGCGCCCAGTTCCAGGCTTTTGGCCTGCGCGGTCCGTTGCCCTACTTTTACATTGGCGTGCGAGAATATTTCCGCTACAGCTACGAAGGCTTTACCTTAAAATTTAACGGCCAGTCGTTACATGTTAACCCGCTTTTAATTACCGTAGCCAATACGCCGCAATACGGAATGAACGCTACCATTGCGCCACAGGCTAAAGTTGACGACGGCATTCTGGAATTATGCGTTTTAAATCCCATGAGCGTATTTAAAGCTGCAATGGAGCTGCACCATCTGTTTGACGGGACCATTGAAAAGGTGAAAGCGTATCGGCATTTTAGCGTTAAAGAGGTTGAAATTGAGCGCGAATACGAAAAAGGCGTATTCCATACAGACGGCGAACCGCGCATGGGCCCCAGAGTTTTAAAGATTAGCGTATTGCCACAAAAGATAAAAGTTCTGGTGCCAGGGGAGAAGTTAAAATTATGA
- a CDS encoding acyl-CoA thioesterase, whose translation MKEFTTTIKVRSYECDIYGHVNNAVYLQYCEAARVEFLETMGYDLQKLKELNILLPIVRIEIDYKRPLFMNELIEVTVKWTGRRKSSAYFEQQIRKLPDGELAAKAKVTWVCTDLKGRPQPIPHLLLDAVKKHFGPVPEQFD comes from the coding sequence ATGAAGGAATTTACGACCACCATCAAGGTGAGATCTTACGAATGCGATATTTACGGCCATGTCAATAATGCCGTTTATCTGCAATATTGCGAAGCGGCGCGCGTCGAATTTCTGGAAACAATGGGCTATGACCTGCAAAAACTGAAAGAATTGAACATTTTGTTGCCCATTGTACGCATTGAAATAGATTACAAACGACCGCTATTCATGAACGAGCTGATCGAAGTTACTGTTAAATGGACCGGGCGCAGAAAAAGCTCCGCCTATTTTGAGCAACAAATCAGAAAATTACCGGACGGAGAGCTGGCTGCTAAAGCAAAAGTAACCTGGGTGTGCACCGATTTAAAGGGCAGGCCGCAGCCCATTCCGCATCTGTTGCTCGATGCGGTTAAAAAACATTTTGGGCCGGTTCCGGAACAATTTGATTGA
- a CDS encoding deoxyguanosinetriphosphate triphosphohydrolase family protein, translating into MTEKKLLQKIAEEKNRQEEKNLSLWATPNSAAVRKKNEKMVHYRPPFALDRDRIFYSGAFRRYTGKTQVIYFVSLLDEQLTSRSLHTLSVAQIARTIGRFLSLNTDLIEAIALGHDLGHPPFGHDGEVFLSEISQKYGLGHFHHNIQSLRVVDRIAKKGQGLNLTFQTRDGILSHNGEVHNQKLEPRPDKTEKDLQDYIKRMEAGEWVDMMPATLEGCVVRITDTIAYIGQDIDDAIRIGLIQREDLPPAATDVLGTSNGQIIDTLVNDVVCNSYQKNYVCFSDTISQALFELKQFNYKYIYKSAKLKINHRRIQRGFQLLFEHFLESVKKNDRESEIFQHFLLSKCDDYLRQTPDEIKVRDFLAGMTDRYFSKVLQKIVVPQMGYFKIFNE; encoded by the coding sequence ATGACAGAAAAAAAACTTTTACAAAAAATAGCGGAAGAAAAAAACAGGCAGGAAGAAAAGAATCTGTCGCTCTGGGCAACGCCCAATTCTGCCGCCGTGCGTAAAAAAAACGAAAAGATGGTTCATTACCGCCCGCCATTTGCCCTGGATCGCGATCGTATTTTTTACAGCGGGGCTTTTCGACGCTACACCGGCAAAACCCAGGTTATCTATTTTGTCTCCCTTCTGGATGAGCAGCTAACCAGCCGGAGTTTACACACTTTAAGCGTGGCGCAAATTGCCCGCACCATTGGAAGATTCCTCTCGCTAAACACCGATTTGATCGAAGCCATTGCCCTGGGGCACGATCTGGGTCATCCGCCATTTGGGCACGATGGAGAGGTCTTTTTAAGCGAGATCAGCCAAAAATATGGCCTGGGACATTTTCACCATAATATCCAGAGCCTGCGCGTGGTGGATCGCATTGCCAAAAAGGGTCAGGGCCTGAACCTGACTTTTCAGACGCGCGACGGAATCCTTTCGCATAATGGAGAGGTGCACAACCAAAAATTGGAGCCCCGGCCGGACAAAACGGAGAAAGACCTGCAAGATTATATAAAGCGTATGGAGGCCGGCGAGTGGGTGGATATGATGCCGGCCACCCTGGAAGGCTGCGTGGTGCGCATTACAGATACCATTGCCTATATCGGACAGGATATTGATGACGCCATTCGCATCGGGTTAATCCAGAGAGAAGACCTGCCGCCGGCGGCCACCGATGTGTTGGGAACTTCTAACGGCCAAATTATCGATACGCTGGTTAACGATGTGGTGTGTAATAGCTACCAGAAAAATTATGTTTGTTTTAGCGATACCATTTCGCAGGCCTTATTTGAACTGAAACAGTTTAATTACAAATACATTTACAAAAGCGCAAAATTGAAAATTAACCACCGGCGCATTCAGCGGGGTTTTCAATTGTTGTTTGAACATTTTCTGGAAAGCGTTAAAAAGAATGATCGCGAAAGCGAAATTTTTCAACATTTTTTGCTTTCCAAATGCGATGACTACCTGCGCCAGACGCCCGACGAAATAAAAGTAAGAGATTTTTTAGCGGGCATGACCGATCGCTATTTTAGTAAGGTTTTGCAAAAGATCGTTGTGCCGCAAATGGGATATTTCAAAATTTTTAATGAATAA
- a CDS encoding M20 family metallo-hydrolase — MTVNDLNRVFNHLDGLRSEAIDLNKAIVPIKALGPSNGGSGEMEKAEFLKDYLKTIGVTDIKEFPASDSRVPGGLRPNIVARIPGQVSRTVWILGHLDVVPEGDLSKWETNPFEAVVKGNRIYGRGTEDNHHAIVTGCLVAKAFNDLGIKPYYTLGLAFVADEETGSKYGLQHLLETQPSLFKEDDLIIVPDAGESDSRMIEVAEKSILWVKFKTLGKQTHASMPANGINAFKAASHLVVALEELHEIYAERDELFDPPQSTFEPTRKEANVPNINTIPGEDIFYLDCRILPNYEIDDVLKTIRQISDRIEKQFNVKIEISTEQYEQAAPATDVNSPVVQALEKAIKVVYNVDAHPKGIGGGTVAAFFRRKGLPAAVWSTIDDMAHEPNEYDVLDHIVNDAKVFAHICLKKD; from the coding sequence ATGACGGTAAATGATTTAAATCGCGTTTTTAATCATCTCGATGGATTGCGCAGCGAAGCGATCGATCTTAACAAGGCGATTGTTCCCATCAAAGCTCTCGGGCCAAGTAACGGCGGAAGCGGCGAAATGGAAAAGGCCGAGTTCTTAAAAGATTATTTAAAAACAATAGGCGTTACGGATATTAAAGAATTTCCCGCTTCCGATTCCAGAGTGCCCGGCGGGTTGCGGCCCAATATTGTGGCCAGAATTCCTGGTCAGGTTTCCAGAACCGTGTGGATTTTAGGCCACCTGGACGTGGTGCCGGAAGGCGATCTTTCAAAATGGGAGACCAATCCCTTTGAAGCGGTGGTCAAAGGTAACAGGATTTACGGACGCGGCACCGAAGATAATCATCATGCTATTGTTACCGGTTGCCTGGTGGCAAAAGCGTTTAACGATTTGGGGATAAAGCCCTATTACACTCTGGGGCTCGCTTTTGTTGCCGACGAAGAAACGGGCAGCAAGTACGGCTTGCAACATCTGCTGGAAACGCAGCCCAGCCTGTTCAAAGAAGATGATCTAATTATTGTGCCCGATGCCGGCGAAAGCGACAGCCGCATGATCGAGGTAGCGGAAAAGTCCATCCTCTGGGTCAAGTTCAAAACTCTGGGCAAACAAACGCACGCCAGCATGCCCGCCAATGGCATCAACGCCTTTAAAGCCGCCTCGCATCTGGTGGTTGCCCTGGAAGAACTGCACGAAATTTACGCAGAACGCGACGAACTGTTCGATCCGCCGCAAAGCACTTTTGAACCCACGCGCAAAGAGGCCAACGTGCCCAACATCAATACCATTCCCGGTGAAGATATTTTTTACCTGGACTGCCGCATTTTACCAAACTATGAAATTGACGACGTTTTGAAAACCATTCGGCAAATCAGCGATCGGATCGAAAAGCAGTTCAATGTAAAAATTGAGATTTCAACCGAGCAGTACGAACAGGCCGCGCCGGCAACCGATGTCAATTCGCCGGTCGTTCAGGCTCTGGAAAAGGCGATTAAAGTCGTTTACAATGTAGATGCCCACCCAAAAGGCATTGGCGGCGGAACGGTGGCTGCTTTTTTCCGCAGAAAGGGATTGCCGGCCGCCGTGTGGTCAACCATCGACGACATGGCGCACGAGCCCAATGAATACGATGTGCTGGACCACATTGTGAACGACGCTAAAGTTTTTGCGCATATTTGCCTGAAAAAGGATTAA
- a CDS encoding BamA/TamA family outer membrane protein, with translation MTTQKKYIPPKFNTVFKTIILLLVVLSAVSGAQDKIDFSKFNGKIIKDIFIVGNKQTRAKVILREMQLQEGQVFRDSLLIRSRERLENLWLFNRVEMLPFSSSDSVSIIVSVTERWYFFPYPVLYIVDRDWDKLTYGFGFAHLNFRGWNEKLQSSVHFGNRPGLKFVYENPWVGEKLHLYTRVYFRKFRMDNYKYDFPEYHLLSVVHLGKYWTRDIRTVVMFSRDQVSVDKENVIYMESGNQEDINYGIRLINTFDYRDLYAYPTTGWYLRLGIYKMGLFAPELDYTQYMFDFRKYLSVNSFILAGRVYTLQSYGNTPVYDQVFLGFEERIRGHFNEVYNGRYAMLLGLALRHPLIPLRYFSYHSELLPEFLTKNLKFGLNAGLFIESGQVWNNHKNFKLRNMITGYGFGLHFLLPYVEVLRFDYAFNEQGRGEFIVEVLMPF, from the coding sequence ATGACAACACAAAAAAAATACATTCCACCGAAATTTAACACCGTTTTTAAAACAATCATTTTGTTGCTTGTTGTTCTGTCCGCTGTTTCCGGCGCTCAGGATAAAATCGATTTTTCTAAATTTAACGGTAAAATCATTAAAGACATATTTATCGTCGGCAACAAACAGACGCGCGCCAAAGTCATTCTGCGCGAAATGCAGCTGCAGGAGGGACAGGTGTTTCGGGATTCGTTACTGATTCGCTCCAGAGAACGTCTCGAAAACCTGTGGCTGTTTAATCGCGTGGAAATGCTGCCTTTTTCCAGCAGCGATAGCGTCTCCATCATCGTCTCCGTGACCGAACGCTGGTACTTTTTTCCCTATCCGGTTCTCTACATTGTGGATCGCGACTGGGATAAGTTGACCTATGGTTTTGGTTTTGCCCATCTGAACTTCAGAGGCTGGAACGAAAAATTGCAAAGCTCTGTTCATTTTGGCAACCGCCCCGGACTTAAATTTGTGTACGAGAATCCGTGGGTGGGAGAAAAACTACACCTTTACACACGCGTTTATTTCCGTAAATTTCGCATGGACAATTACAAATATGATTTTCCCGAATATCACCTGCTCAGTGTCGTGCACCTGGGGAAATACTGGACTCGTGATATACGCACCGTTGTAATGTTCTCCCGCGATCAGGTCAGCGTGGACAAAGAAAATGTGATCTACATGGAAAGCGGCAATCAGGAAGACATCAATTACGGCATTCGTTTAATTAATACCTTCGATTATCGCGATCTTTACGCCTACCCCACCACAGGCTGGTACTTACGGCTCGGTATTTACAAAATGGGGCTGTTTGCGCCCGAACTTGATTACACGCAATACATGTTTGATTTCAGAAAGTACCTGTCGGTTAATTCCTTTATTCTAGCCGGTCGCGTGTACACCCTGCAATCTTATGGCAACACGCCCGTTTATGACCAGGTTTTTCTGGGATTCGAAGAACGGATACGCGGACATTTTAACGAAGTTTACAATGGCCGGTACGCCATGCTCCTGGGGCTGGCCCTGCGCCATCCGCTTATTCCCCTGCGTTATTTTTCATACCATTCGGAACTGCTACCGGAATTTCTAACGAAAAACCTGAAATTCGGCTTAAACGCCGGCCTGTTTATTGAAAGCGGGCAGGTGTGGAACAATCATAAAAATTTTAAGCTGCGCAACATGATTACAGGCTACGGATTTGGCCTCCATTTTTTGTTGCCCTATGTAGAAGTTTTGCGCTTTGATTATGCCTTTAACGAGCAGGGACGCGGTGAGTTCATCGTTGAAGTGTTAATGCCGTTTTGA
- a CDS encoding PHP domain-containing protein, with protein sequence MILGAFPFLYAETHYRLPFLFNRLFKKEPELIADVPYRVLKSASLPVLLLVKDAHLFPTRVISVKLFIDGQRFAEERLNFLAKQKFNERILEFDVSRFSAGWHEIQIKITYEVDGKTRVCFADNYRTTRHRPFRCYFAAESLPRKHDYFSGDFHSHSSFTEDQIEFGASLSAMKRMAEAVELDFFCVTDHSYDLDDAVDNYLKNDPSFPKWQRFQKEVKTLNSKGKGPLIIPGEEVSVRNAKNQTVHLLILNHPQFIPGSGDSGERWFSNKSELSVKQILSQIDGGALAIPAHPAQKVPFAQKLFINRGPWTPGDLLRHHFNGLQFINGNQPSGVKRGMALWKSLLLQGKKIFPAAGNDAHGHFNRVREIAIPFIRLKEHGHHVFGQWRTLIHCSGRPQHPQQVLDCFKKGRILLTNGPFLEISAFSGQKQFFAGQCAPELDSVKVEALANHETGAITQIVLWAGFPTQKREQVIWQKDFTTQSVFSFSRKISLALNRLTGYIRAEIKSEYGMALTNCIWIED encoded by the coding sequence ATGATTTTAGGAGCTTTTCCTTTTCTTTACGCCGAAACGCACTACCGATTACCTTTTCTGTTTAATCGGTTGTTTAAAAAAGAACCGGAACTGATCGCCGATGTTCCTTACCGCGTGTTAAAATCCGCTTCCTTGCCGGTTTTGCTGCTGGTTAAAGACGCGCACCTCTTTCCGACCAGGGTTATTTCTGTCAAACTTTTTATTGATGGCCAGAGGTTTGCCGAAGAGCGTCTGAACTTTTTAGCAAAGCAAAAATTTAACGAACGGATTCTGGAATTTGACGTCTCCCGTTTTTCAGCTGGCTGGCATGAAATCCAGATTAAAATCACCTATGAAGTAGATGGCAAAACCAGAGTTTGTTTTGCCGACAACTACCGCACCACGCGCCACAGGCCCTTTCGCTGTTATTTTGCCGCAGAATCTCTTCCGCGTAAACACGATTATTTTTCTGGCGATTTTCATAGTCACTCCAGCTTTACCGAAGATCAAATCGAATTCGGCGCCAGCCTTTCGGCCATGAAGCGCATGGCTGAGGCCGTTGAACTGGATTTTTTTTGCGTCACCGATCACTCCTACGACCTGGACGACGCCGTGGACAACTACCTTAAAAACGATCCTTCTTTTCCCAAATGGCAACGATTTCAGAAAGAAGTAAAAACTCTTAATTCAAAAGGCAAGGGGCCGCTGATTATCCCGGGCGAAGAGGTAAGCGTCCGCAATGCAAAAAACCAAACCGTCCATTTGTTAATATTAAATCACCCGCAGTTCATCCCCGGCAGCGGCGATTCCGGCGAGCGGTGGTTTAGCAATAAATCGGAGCTCTCCGTAAAACAGATTTTATCGCAGATCGACGGCGGGGCGCTGGCCATTCCGGCGCATCCGGCTCAAAAGGTGCCCTTTGCTCAAAAACTTTTTATTAATCGCGGCCCATGGACGCCAGGCGATTTACTCCGCCACCACTTTAACGGTTTGCAGTTCATTAACGGCAATCAACCTTCGGGCGTTAAGCGCGGAATGGCATTGTGGAAAAGTTTGCTTTTACAGGGCAAAAAAATTTTCCCGGCGGCCGGCAACGATGCACACGGCCACTTCAACCGCGTGCGCGAAATTGCCATTCCTTTTATCCGTTTAAAAGAACACGGCCATCACGTTTTCGGACAGTGGCGCACGCTGATTCACTGCTCAGGCCGGCCGCAACATCCGCAACAAGTTCTTGATTGTTTTAAAAAAGGACGAATTTTACTTACCAACGGTCCGTTTCTGGAAATCTCCGCTTTTTCGGGACAAAAACAATTTTTTGCCGGCCAATGCGCTCCCGAACTGGACTCGGTGAAAGTAGAAGCGCTGGCCAATCACGAAACGGGCGCCATTACACAAATCGTATTATGGGCGGGCTTCCCGACACAGAAGCGCGAGCAGGTCATCTGGCAAAAAGATTTTACCACGCAGAGTGTTTTTTCTTTTTCCCGAAAAATTTCTTTGGCCTTAAACCGTTTAACGGGTTATATTCGGGCAGAAATAAAAAGCGAATATGGCATGGCCTTAACCAATTGTATCTGGATTGAAGATTGA
- a CDS encoding NYN domain-containing protein — protein sequence MKTYLIDGYNLGHKIPLVVQSLEVKDFERAIELIVQTVQQRINTRQNRVIIVFDGRKGVFAHPMVPTTIEIKFARKPQEADDVIRNFLRQAPDASSITVISSDREILNTAKDLGAKSLTSEQFYKSRKHLSRSENDEFNEKPDVKDIDIDYWLEQFNKGNDEDS from the coding sequence ATGAAAACTTACTTAATCGACGGTTACAACCTGGGGCATAAAATTCCATTGGTGGTTCAAAGTTTAGAAGTTAAAGATTTTGAAAGGGCCATCGAACTTATTGTGCAAACTGTACAGCAAAGGATTAATACGCGCCAGAACCGCGTCATCATTGTCTTCGATGGCAGGAAGGGCGTTTTTGCTCATCCCATGGTGCCCACAACCATCGAAATCAAATTTGCTCGTAAGCCTCAGGAGGCGGACGATGTGATTCGTAATTTTTTACGCCAGGCCCCGGACGCTTCCAGCATTACAGTGATCAGCTCCGATCGGGAAATCCTTAATACAGCCAAAGACCTTGGGGCAAAATCGCTTACTTCTGAACAATTTTATAAATCCCGTAAACACTTATCCAGATCAGAGAATGATGAATTCAATGAAAAGCCCGATGTAAAGGATATTGACATTGATTACTGGCTCGAACAATTCAATAAAGGAAATGATGAAGATTCGTAA
- a CDS encoding zinc metallopeptidase, which produces MPFFFFDPTMILLIPAFILAVWAQIKVKSTYNKFKKVAAASGMTGAQVAKQILQRNGIYDVEIEPVAGELTDHYDPRVKKVRLSEYNYRSNSLASIAVAAHEVGHAIQHAQGYAPLKLRHAILPVTNFASYAAFPLFFIGFLFNGGMLMQLGIIFFAAVVLFHVVTLPVEFNASWRALAQLKSTGLLMSTEVTAARKVLTAAALTYVAAAAMALLQLIRLIILANSRD; this is translated from the coding sequence ATGCCTTTTTTCTTTTTCGATCCGACCATGATTTTACTTATTCCGGCCTTTATCCTGGCCGTGTGGGCGCAAATTAAAGTGAAAAGCACCTACAATAAATTTAAAAAGGTCGCGGCGGCCAGCGGGATGACCGGCGCACAGGTTGCCAAGCAGATTTTGCAGCGCAATGGCATCTATGATGTGGAGATTGAACCCGTGGCCGGCGAGTTAACCGATCATTATGATCCGCGCGTAAAAAAGGTCAGGCTTTCAGAATACAATTACCGTAGCAATTCTCTGGCTTCCATTGCGGTAGCCGCCCACGAGGTGGGGCATGCCATTCAACATGCGCAAGGATATGCGCCGTTAAAATTGAGGCATGCCATTTTGCCTGTGACCAATTTTGCTTCTTATGCCGCCTTTCCATTGTTTTTTATCGGTTTCTTGTTTAACGGCGGTATGCTAATGCAATTGGGAATTATCTTTTTTGCGGCAGTCGTTTTATTTCATGTGGTCACTTTACCGGTTGAGTTTAACGCCAGCTGGCGCGCTTTAGCTCAGCTAAAGAGCACCGGCCTGTTAATGTCAACTGAGGTCACGGCGGCGCGTAAGGTATTAACTGCCGCGGCGTTAACCTATGTGGCTGCAGCAGCAATGGCTTTATTGCAACTTATTCGTTTGATCATATTAGCCAACAGTCGAGATTAG
- a CDS encoding DegQ family serine endoprotease: MYRVKNSLAMVFGLIVIGVVIGVVLTTSFNLDSKSMAGTTDKIYTEASESNAGPTLTAGNFNPNSMFTDIVEKVRPSIVSIYTTKTVKLRENPFFFFFRDFGNIPEDHLPQPEMKQQGLGSGIIISEDGYILTNNHVVEDVDELRVKMIDNSEYEAKVVGTDPSTDIALIKIDAKNLPVAILGDSDNLKIGEWVLAIGNPLNLTSTVTAGIVSALHRSINILRGRNNVSSIENFIQTDAAINPGNSGGALVNLRGEVIGVNTAIATSTNYYMGYGFAVPINMAKAVVDDIIKYGEVRRGYLGVYISEVTPVTAKGVKLDHPRGVFVTSVIEGSAADKAGIKEGDVILSVDGKEVNRPNELQAKIGIKNPGDVVTLKVWRDGKELTVKAKLKGRDNESDEKETRISKKDMIKVPDLGMKLKNLNDREKDKFEVDGGALVTSVEQFSAASQARIVPGDVIIEVDGKKVESVSDFYDKISKYKAGDIVKLKLRTLQNREKFDRLVFIEIPKKK, from the coding sequence ATGTACCGGGTAAAAAATTCATTGGCCATGGTTTTTGGTTTGATCGTGATTGGAGTTGTCATCGGTGTCGTTCTAACCACCAGCTTCAATCTGGATTCAAAGTCGATGGCTGGAACGACCGATAAGATTTACACCGAAGCCAGTGAAAGCAATGCCGGGCCGACATTGACGGCGGGAAATTTTAATCCCAATTCCATGTTTACCGACATTGTAGAAAAAGTTCGTCCGTCTATTGTTTCCATTTACACCACCAAAACGGTTAAATTGCGCGAAAATCCGTTCTTTTTCTTCTTTAGAGATTTTGGTAACATTCCGGAAGACCATCTGCCCCAGCCAGAGATGAAGCAGCAGGGGCTTGGCTCGGGAATTATTATCAGCGAAGACGGATACATTCTGACCAACAATCACGTGGTGGAAGATGTTGATGAACTGCGCGTCAAAATGATCGATAATTCCGAATATGAGGCAAAGGTTGTGGGCACGGATCCATCCACCGATATCGCATTAATCAAAATCGACGCTAAAAATTTACCGGTAGCCATACTGGGCGATTCCGATAATTTGAAAATTGGCGAATGGGTGCTGGCCATCGGGAACCCTTTGAACCTGACCTCAACGGTTACGGCGGGTATTGTTAGCGCTTTGCACCGCAGCATTAATATTTTGCGCGGTCGTAACAATGTAAGCAGTATCGAAAACTTTATTCAAACCGATGCAGCGATTAATCCGGGAAACAGCGGCGGTGCGCTGGTTAATCTGCGCGGAGAAGTCATTGGCGTGAACACGGCCATTGCCACCAGCACCAATTACTACATGGGCTATGGTTTTGCCGTGCCCATCAACATGGCCAAGGCTGTGGTGGACGACATCATTAAATACGGCGAGGTGCGCCGTGGATATCTGGGCGTGTACATCTCAGAGGTTACGCCAGTTACGGCCAAAGGCGTTAAGCTCGATCATCCGCGCGGCGTTTTTGTTACCAGCGTTATCGAAGGAAGCGCGGCCGATAAAGCCGGCATTAAAGAAGGCGATGTGATTCTTTCCGTGGATGGTAAAGAGGTAAATCGCCCCAATGAATTACAGGCCAAAATTGGCATCAAAAATCCGGGCGATGTGGTTACTCTTAAAGTCTGGCGCGATGGTAAGGAACTGACCGTTAAAGCCAAATTAAAAGGTCGCGACAATGAATCTGACGAAAAGGAAACCAGGATCAGTAAAAAGGATATGATCAAGGTTCCCGATCTGGGCATGAAATTGAAAAACCTGAACGATCGTGAAAAAGACAAATTCGAAGTGGATGGCGGGGCGCTGGTTACCTCGGTTGAACAGTTTAGCGCTGCTTCGCAGGCCAGAATTGTGCCGGGCGATGTGATCATCGAAGTAGATGGCAAAAAAGTGGAATCTGTTTCTGATTTTTACGATAAAATTTCCAAATACAAAGCCGGCGACATTGTAAAGCTGAAATTACGCACCTTGCAAAATCGTGAAAAATTTGACCGTCTGGTGTTCATCGAAATTCCAAAGAAAAAATAG